From the genome of Ctenopharyngodon idella isolate HZGC_01 chromosome 23, HZGC01, whole genome shotgun sequence, one region includes:
- the sh3kbp1 gene encoding SH3 domain-containing kinase-binding protein 1 isoform X6, translated as MVEAIVEFDYQAQHDDELTIAVGDIISNIRKDEGGWWEGELDGRRGLFPDNFVREIKKDLKKEVKKESSLAGSKSDLSNGSASPKSEPSLRPAKKERDVGFQRKCEPLVFSRVLGEAIRKKRCKAAFSYTPQNDDELELKIGDVIEVLGEVEEGWWEGTLNGKTGMFPSNFTKELLAEAEDLTPQDDTRSTRTSIKDSTGSESDGGDSSSLRSDTGSVSSSSEIQPKKVRGFGFGDIFKDQPIKLRPRSMDMDNEAEKPQMVKKVAPAVAQETMKAEPDNKTKAKEFCKVIFPYEAQNEDELSIKEGDIVTIVNKECADAGWWLGELNGKQGVFPDNFVKLFIPEVEKEAPEKSFLPPKPSAPQSSSGSGGSSLHQGAAGLRPHSPSTDARGKNEQGAATLEELKAQLRDLKGTVELMKSQHKQEIKQLVSELDEEKRIRISLQMEVEQIKKSLSK; from the exons tggaAGCCATTGTGGAGTTTGATTACCAGGCCCAGCATGATGACGAGTTGACCATCGCTGTCGGTGACATCATCAGTAACATCAGGAAGGATGAGGGGGGCTGGTGGGAGGGAGAGCTGGATGGTCGGAGGGGGCTCTTCCCCGACAACTTTGTCAGA GAGATAAAGAAAGACCTGAAAAAGGAGGTGAAGAAGGAGTCCAGTTTGGCCGGATCCAAATCAGACCTGTCCAATGGCAGCGCCAGCCCGAAATCAGAACCCAGCCTCAGACCCGCCAAGAAAG aGAGAGATGTTGGTTTCCAAAGAAAATGTGAGCCATTGGTTTTCTCCAGAGTATTAG GTGAGGCAATTCGAAAAAAGCGTTGCAAAGCTGCCTTTAGCTACACTCCACAGAATGACGATGAGCTAGAACTGAAGATCGGAGATGTTATTGAGGTTCTGGGAGAG GTGGAGGAGGGGTGGTGGGAGGGCACTCTCAATGGCAAAACTGGGATGTTCCCCTCTAACTTCACCAAGGAGCTGTTGGCTGAGGCTGAAGATCTGACCCCACAGGACGACACACGCAGCACACGAACCA GTATAAAGGACAGCACTGGCTCAGAGAGTGATGGCGGTGACTCTAGTAGTTTACGGTCTGATACTGGCAGTGTGTCCTCCAGCTCTGAGATTCAGCCCAAAAAGGTTCGGGGCTTCGGCTTCGGGGACATCTTCAAAGACCAGCCAATCAAGCTCCGCCCACGATCAATGGACATGGACAATGAGGCAGAGAAG CCTCAGATGGTGAAGAAAGTCGCTCCAGCTGTTGCCCAAGAAACCATGAAGGCGGAGCCTGACAACAAGACCAAAG CAAAGGAGTTTTGCAAAGTAATTTTCCCGTACGAAGCTCAGAACGAAGATGAGCTGTCCATCAAAGAAGGAGATATTGTTACGATTGTCAATAAG GAGTGTGCAGACGCTGGTTGGTGGCTTGGAGAGCTGAACGGCAAACAGGGAGTGTTTCCAGACAACTTTGTGAAGTTGTTCATTCCTGAGGTAGAAAAAGAG GCTCCTGAGAAATCGTTTTTACCCCCTAAACCAAGTGCCCCTCAATCCTCTTCTGGGTCCGGTGGGTCTTCTCTCCACCAGGGCGCTGCTGGTCTGCGGCCCCATTCCCCTTCCACTGACGCCAGAGGAAAGAACGAACAGGGTGCCGCCACGCTGGAGGAGCTCAAAGCACAATTACGAGACCTGAAAGGAACTGTGGAGCTCATGAAGAGCCAGCATAA ACAAGAAATCAAGCAGTTGGTGAGTGAACTGGATGAGGAGAAGAGGATTCGTATTTCACTGCAG ATGGAAGTGGAGCAGATTAAGAAATCCCTGTCCAAATGA
- the sh3kbp1 gene encoding SH3 domain-containing kinase-binding protein 1 isoform X1 — translation MVEAIVEFDYQAQHDDELTIAVGDIISNIRKDEGGWWEGELDGRRGLFPDNFVREIKKDLKKEVKKESSLAGSKSDLSNGSASPKSEPSLRPAKKERDVGFQRKCEPLVFSRVLGEAIRKKRCKAAFSYTPQNDDELELKIGDVIEVLGEVEEGWWEGTLNGKTGMFPSNFTKELLAEAEDLTPQDDTRSTRTSIKDSTGSESDGGDSSSLRSDTGSVSSSSEIQPKKVRGFGFGDIFKDQPIKLRPRSMDMDNEAEKPQMVKKVAPAVAQETMKAEPDNKTKAKEFCKVIFPYEAQNEDELSIKEGDIVTIVNKECADAGWWLGELNGKQGVFPDNFVKLFIPEVEKERPKKPPPPAAPTTKQVTDKKTDAKKVPPERPESLPHRSEEKGEDSKLSDIPKPSLPTFLPKKPLPPKNNNALNRPSSLPPKRPDRPERPAVPNIPCDSPKSDSSGVAADRGSADKSLDIDVEDFDSIVLSTEKLNHPTASRPRVMDRRPRSQVFTSSSLSSPDLLDSPSIEEERRDKDMGKEEQDSFAPKTFDNSKKMPKAVPIITAPEKSFLPPKPSAPQSSSGSGGSSLHQGAAGLRPHSPSTDARGKNEQGAATLEELKAQLRDLKGTVELMKSQHKQEIKQLVSELDEEKRIRISLQMEVEQIKKSLSK, via the exons tggaAGCCATTGTGGAGTTTGATTACCAGGCCCAGCATGATGACGAGTTGACCATCGCTGTCGGTGACATCATCAGTAACATCAGGAAGGATGAGGGGGGCTGGTGGGAGGGAGAGCTGGATGGTCGGAGGGGGCTCTTCCCCGACAACTTTGTCAGA GAGATAAAGAAAGACCTGAAAAAGGAGGTGAAGAAGGAGTCCAGTTTGGCCGGATCCAAATCAGACCTGTCCAATGGCAGCGCCAGCCCGAAATCAGAACCCAGCCTCAGACCCGCCAAGAAAG aGAGAGATGTTGGTTTCCAAAGAAAATGTGAGCCATTGGTTTTCTCCAGAGTATTAG GTGAGGCAATTCGAAAAAAGCGTTGCAAAGCTGCCTTTAGCTACACTCCACAGAATGACGATGAGCTAGAACTGAAGATCGGAGATGTTATTGAGGTTCTGGGAGAG GTGGAGGAGGGGTGGTGGGAGGGCACTCTCAATGGCAAAACTGGGATGTTCCCCTCTAACTTCACCAAGGAGCTGTTGGCTGAGGCTGAAGATCTGACCCCACAGGACGACACACGCAGCACACGAACCA GTATAAAGGACAGCACTGGCTCAGAGAGTGATGGCGGTGACTCTAGTAGTTTACGGTCTGATACTGGCAGTGTGTCCTCCAGCTCTGAGATTCAGCCCAAAAAGGTTCGGGGCTTCGGCTTCGGGGACATCTTCAAAGACCAGCCAATCAAGCTCCGCCCACGATCAATGGACATGGACAATGAGGCAGAGAAG CCTCAGATGGTGAAGAAAGTCGCTCCAGCTGTTGCCCAAGAAACCATGAAGGCGGAGCCTGACAACAAGACCAAAG CAAAGGAGTTTTGCAAAGTAATTTTCCCGTACGAAGCTCAGAACGAAGATGAGCTGTCCATCAAAGAAGGAGATATTGTTACGATTGTCAATAAG GAGTGTGCAGACGCTGGTTGGTGGCTTGGAGAGCTGAACGGCAAACAGGGAGTGTTTCCAGACAACTTTGTGAAGTTGTTCATTCCTGAGGTAGAAAAAGAG AGACCTAAGAAACCGCCTCCTCCTGCCGCACCAACCACTAAACAGGTCACAG ACAAAAAGACAGATGCAAAAAAGGTTCCACCAGAACGGCCCGAATCTCTCCCACACAGATCTGAGGAAAAAG GTGAAGACTCGAAGTTGAGTGACATTCCAAAGCCGTCCCTCCCAACTTTCCTCCCAAAGAAGCCTCTTCCCCCGAAGAACAACAACGCGTTGAATCGACCGTCATCCCTGCCACCCAAACGCCCAGACAGACCTGAGAGACCAGCTGTACCCAATATACC GTGTGACAGTCCAAAGTCTGACAGCAGTGGTGTGGCAGCTGACCGAGGCTCTGCAGACAAATCCCTAGATATCG ATGTAGAAGACTTCGACTCCATCGTCTTATCCACAGAGAAGCTGAACCACCCGACCGCGTCACGGCCCCGTGTGATGGACCGGCGACCACGATCGCAGGTCTTCACGTCT TCCTCTCTCTCTAGTCCTGACCTCCTGGACTCCCCATCTAtagaggaggagaggagagacAAGGACATGGGAAAGGAAGAGCAGGACTCATTCGctcccaaaacttttgacaaCTCCAAGAAGATGCCCAAGGCAGTGCCAATCATAACA GCTCCTGAGAAATCGTTTTTACCCCCTAAACCAAGTGCCCCTCAATCCTCTTCTGGGTCCGGTGGGTCTTCTCTCCACCAGGGCGCTGCTGGTCTGCGGCCCCATTCCCCTTCCACTGACGCCAGAGGAAAGAACGAACAGGGTGCCGCCACGCTGGAGGAGCTCAAAGCACAATTACGAGACCTGAAAGGAACTGTGGAGCTCATGAAGAGCCAGCATAA ACAAGAAATCAAGCAGTTGGTGAGTGAACTGGATGAGGAGAAGAGGATTCGTATTTCACTGCAG ATGGAAGTGGAGCAGATTAAGAAATCCCTGTCCAAATGA
- the sh3kbp1 gene encoding SH3 domain-containing kinase-binding protein 1 isoform X3, translated as MVEAIVEFDYQAQHDDELTIAVGDIISNIRKDEGGWWEGELDGRRGLFPDNFVREIKKDLKKEVKKESSLAGSKSDLSNGSASPKSEPSLRPAKKERDVGFQRKCEPLVFSRVLGEAIRKKRCKAAFSYTPQNDDELELKIGDVIEVLGEVEEGWWEGTLNGKTGMFPSNFTKELLAEAEDLTPQDDTRSTRTSIKDSTGSESDGGDSSSLRSDTGSVSSSSEIQPKKVRGFGFGDIFKDQPIKLRPRSMDMDNEAEKPQMVKKVAPAVAQETMKAEPDNKTKAKEFCKVIFPYEAQNEDELSIKEGDIVTIVNKECADAGWWLGELNGKQGVFPDNFVKLFIPEVEKERPKKPPPPAAPTTKQVTDKKTDAKKVPPERPESLPHRSEEKGEDSKLSDIPKPSLPTFLPKKPLPPKNNNALNRPSSLPPKRPDRPERPAVPNIPCDSPKSDSSGVAADRGSADKSLDIEDFDSIVLSTEKLNHPTASRPRVMDRRPRSQVFTSSSLSSPDLLDSPSIEEERRDKDMGKEEQDSFAPKTFDNSKKMPKAVPIITAPEKSFLPPKPSAPQSSSGSGGSSLHQGAAGLRPHSPSTDARGKNEQGAATLEELKAQLRDLKGTVELMKSQHKQEIKQLVSELDEEKRIRISLQMEVEQIKKSLSK; from the exons tggaAGCCATTGTGGAGTTTGATTACCAGGCCCAGCATGATGACGAGTTGACCATCGCTGTCGGTGACATCATCAGTAACATCAGGAAGGATGAGGGGGGCTGGTGGGAGGGAGAGCTGGATGGTCGGAGGGGGCTCTTCCCCGACAACTTTGTCAGA GAGATAAAGAAAGACCTGAAAAAGGAGGTGAAGAAGGAGTCCAGTTTGGCCGGATCCAAATCAGACCTGTCCAATGGCAGCGCCAGCCCGAAATCAGAACCCAGCCTCAGACCCGCCAAGAAAG aGAGAGATGTTGGTTTCCAAAGAAAATGTGAGCCATTGGTTTTCTCCAGAGTATTAG GTGAGGCAATTCGAAAAAAGCGTTGCAAAGCTGCCTTTAGCTACACTCCACAGAATGACGATGAGCTAGAACTGAAGATCGGAGATGTTATTGAGGTTCTGGGAGAG GTGGAGGAGGGGTGGTGGGAGGGCACTCTCAATGGCAAAACTGGGATGTTCCCCTCTAACTTCACCAAGGAGCTGTTGGCTGAGGCTGAAGATCTGACCCCACAGGACGACACACGCAGCACACGAACCA GTATAAAGGACAGCACTGGCTCAGAGAGTGATGGCGGTGACTCTAGTAGTTTACGGTCTGATACTGGCAGTGTGTCCTCCAGCTCTGAGATTCAGCCCAAAAAGGTTCGGGGCTTCGGCTTCGGGGACATCTTCAAAGACCAGCCAATCAAGCTCCGCCCACGATCAATGGACATGGACAATGAGGCAGAGAAG CCTCAGATGGTGAAGAAAGTCGCTCCAGCTGTTGCCCAAGAAACCATGAAGGCGGAGCCTGACAACAAGACCAAAG CAAAGGAGTTTTGCAAAGTAATTTTCCCGTACGAAGCTCAGAACGAAGATGAGCTGTCCATCAAAGAAGGAGATATTGTTACGATTGTCAATAAG GAGTGTGCAGACGCTGGTTGGTGGCTTGGAGAGCTGAACGGCAAACAGGGAGTGTTTCCAGACAACTTTGTGAAGTTGTTCATTCCTGAGGTAGAAAAAGAG AGACCTAAGAAACCGCCTCCTCCTGCCGCACCAACCACTAAACAGGTCACAG ACAAAAAGACAGATGCAAAAAAGGTTCCACCAGAACGGCCCGAATCTCTCCCACACAGATCTGAGGAAAAAG GTGAAGACTCGAAGTTGAGTGACATTCCAAAGCCGTCCCTCCCAACTTTCCTCCCAAAGAAGCCTCTTCCCCCGAAGAACAACAACGCGTTGAATCGACCGTCATCCCTGCCACCCAAACGCCCAGACAGACCTGAGAGACCAGCTGTACCCAATATACC GTGTGACAGTCCAAAGTCTGACAGCAGTGGTGTGGCAGCTGACCGAGGCTCTGCAGACAAATCCCTAGATATCG AAGACTTCGACTCCATCGTCTTATCCACAGAGAAGCTGAACCACCCGACCGCGTCACGGCCCCGTGTGATGGACCGGCGACCACGATCGCAGGTCTTCACGTCT TCCTCTCTCTCTAGTCCTGACCTCCTGGACTCCCCATCTAtagaggaggagaggagagacAAGGACATGGGAAAGGAAGAGCAGGACTCATTCGctcccaaaacttttgacaaCTCCAAGAAGATGCCCAAGGCAGTGCCAATCATAACA GCTCCTGAGAAATCGTTTTTACCCCCTAAACCAAGTGCCCCTCAATCCTCTTCTGGGTCCGGTGGGTCTTCTCTCCACCAGGGCGCTGCTGGTCTGCGGCCCCATTCCCCTTCCACTGACGCCAGAGGAAAGAACGAACAGGGTGCCGCCACGCTGGAGGAGCTCAAAGCACAATTACGAGACCTGAAAGGAACTGTGGAGCTCATGAAGAGCCAGCATAA ACAAGAAATCAAGCAGTTGGTGAGTGAACTGGATGAGGAGAAGAGGATTCGTATTTCACTGCAG ATGGAAGTGGAGCAGATTAAGAAATCCCTGTCCAAATGA
- the sh3kbp1 gene encoding SH3 domain-containing kinase-binding protein 1 isoform X2, with protein MVEAIVEFDYQAQHDDELTIAVGDIISNIRKDEGGWWEGELDGRRGLFPDNFVREIKKDLKKEVKKESSLAGSKSDLSNGSASPKSEPSLRPAKKERDVGFQRKCEPLVFSRVLGEAIRKKRCKAAFSYTPQNDDELELKIGDVIEVLGEVEEGWWEGTLNGKTGMFPSNFTKELLAEAEDLTPQDDTRSTRTSIKDSTGSESDGGDSSSLRSDTGSVSSSSEIQPKKVRGFGFGDIFKDQPIKLRPRSMDMDNEAEKMVKKVAPAVAQETMKAEPDNKTKAKEFCKVIFPYEAQNEDELSIKEGDIVTIVNKECADAGWWLGELNGKQGVFPDNFVKLFIPEVEKERPKKPPPPAAPTTKQVTDKKTDAKKVPPERPESLPHRSEEKGEDSKLSDIPKPSLPTFLPKKPLPPKNNNALNRPSSLPPKRPDRPERPAVPNIPCDSPKSDSSGVAADRGSADKSLDIDVEDFDSIVLSTEKLNHPTASRPRVMDRRPRSQVFTSSSLSSPDLLDSPSIEEERRDKDMGKEEQDSFAPKTFDNSKKMPKAVPIITAPEKSFLPPKPSAPQSSSGSGGSSLHQGAAGLRPHSPSTDARGKNEQGAATLEELKAQLRDLKGTVELMKSQHKQEIKQLVSELDEEKRIRISLQMEVEQIKKSLSK; from the exons tggaAGCCATTGTGGAGTTTGATTACCAGGCCCAGCATGATGACGAGTTGACCATCGCTGTCGGTGACATCATCAGTAACATCAGGAAGGATGAGGGGGGCTGGTGGGAGGGAGAGCTGGATGGTCGGAGGGGGCTCTTCCCCGACAACTTTGTCAGA GAGATAAAGAAAGACCTGAAAAAGGAGGTGAAGAAGGAGTCCAGTTTGGCCGGATCCAAATCAGACCTGTCCAATGGCAGCGCCAGCCCGAAATCAGAACCCAGCCTCAGACCCGCCAAGAAAG aGAGAGATGTTGGTTTCCAAAGAAAATGTGAGCCATTGGTTTTCTCCAGAGTATTAG GTGAGGCAATTCGAAAAAAGCGTTGCAAAGCTGCCTTTAGCTACACTCCACAGAATGACGATGAGCTAGAACTGAAGATCGGAGATGTTATTGAGGTTCTGGGAGAG GTGGAGGAGGGGTGGTGGGAGGGCACTCTCAATGGCAAAACTGGGATGTTCCCCTCTAACTTCACCAAGGAGCTGTTGGCTGAGGCTGAAGATCTGACCCCACAGGACGACACACGCAGCACACGAACCA GTATAAAGGACAGCACTGGCTCAGAGAGTGATGGCGGTGACTCTAGTAGTTTACGGTCTGATACTGGCAGTGTGTCCTCCAGCTCTGAGATTCAGCCCAAAAAGGTTCGGGGCTTCGGCTTCGGGGACATCTTCAAAGACCAGCCAATCAAGCTCCGCCCACGATCAATGGACATGGACAATGAGGCAGAGAAG ATGGTGAAGAAAGTCGCTCCAGCTGTTGCCCAAGAAACCATGAAGGCGGAGCCTGACAACAAGACCAAAG CAAAGGAGTTTTGCAAAGTAATTTTCCCGTACGAAGCTCAGAACGAAGATGAGCTGTCCATCAAAGAAGGAGATATTGTTACGATTGTCAATAAG GAGTGTGCAGACGCTGGTTGGTGGCTTGGAGAGCTGAACGGCAAACAGGGAGTGTTTCCAGACAACTTTGTGAAGTTGTTCATTCCTGAGGTAGAAAAAGAG AGACCTAAGAAACCGCCTCCTCCTGCCGCACCAACCACTAAACAGGTCACAG ACAAAAAGACAGATGCAAAAAAGGTTCCACCAGAACGGCCCGAATCTCTCCCACACAGATCTGAGGAAAAAG GTGAAGACTCGAAGTTGAGTGACATTCCAAAGCCGTCCCTCCCAACTTTCCTCCCAAAGAAGCCTCTTCCCCCGAAGAACAACAACGCGTTGAATCGACCGTCATCCCTGCCACCCAAACGCCCAGACAGACCTGAGAGACCAGCTGTACCCAATATACC GTGTGACAGTCCAAAGTCTGACAGCAGTGGTGTGGCAGCTGACCGAGGCTCTGCAGACAAATCCCTAGATATCG ATGTAGAAGACTTCGACTCCATCGTCTTATCCACAGAGAAGCTGAACCACCCGACCGCGTCACGGCCCCGTGTGATGGACCGGCGACCACGATCGCAGGTCTTCACGTCT TCCTCTCTCTCTAGTCCTGACCTCCTGGACTCCCCATCTAtagaggaggagaggagagacAAGGACATGGGAAAGGAAGAGCAGGACTCATTCGctcccaaaacttttgacaaCTCCAAGAAGATGCCCAAGGCAGTGCCAATCATAACA GCTCCTGAGAAATCGTTTTTACCCCCTAAACCAAGTGCCCCTCAATCCTCTTCTGGGTCCGGTGGGTCTTCTCTCCACCAGGGCGCTGCTGGTCTGCGGCCCCATTCCCCTTCCACTGACGCCAGAGGAAAGAACGAACAGGGTGCCGCCACGCTGGAGGAGCTCAAAGCACAATTACGAGACCTGAAAGGAACTGTGGAGCTCATGAAGAGCCAGCATAA ACAAGAAATCAAGCAGTTGGTGAGTGAACTGGATGAGGAGAAGAGGATTCGTATTTCACTGCAG ATGGAAGTGGAGCAGATTAAGAAATCCCTGTCCAAATGA
- the sh3kbp1 gene encoding SH3 domain-containing kinase-binding protein 1 isoform X4, translating into MVEAIVEFDYQAQHDDELTIAVGDIISNIRKDEGGWWEGELDGRRGLFPDNFVREIKKDLKKEVKKESSLAGSKSDLSNGSASPKSEPSLRPAKKGEAIRKKRCKAAFSYTPQNDDELELKIGDVIEVLGEVEEGWWEGTLNGKTGMFPSNFTKELLAEAEDLTPQDDTRSTRTSIKDSTGSESDGGDSSSLRSDTGSVSSSSEIQPKKVRGFGFGDIFKDQPIKLRPRSMDMDNEAEKPQMVKKVAPAVAQETMKAEPDNKTKAKEFCKVIFPYEAQNEDELSIKEGDIVTIVNKECADAGWWLGELNGKQGVFPDNFVKLFIPEVEKERPKKPPPPAAPTTKQVTDKKTDAKKVPPERPESLPHRSEEKGEDSKLSDIPKPSLPTFLPKKPLPPKNNNALNRPSSLPPKRPDRPERPAVPNIPCDSPKSDSSGVAADRGSADKSLDIDVEDFDSIVLSTEKLNHPTASRPRVMDRRPRSQVFTSSSLSSPDLLDSPSIEEERRDKDMGKEEQDSFAPKTFDNSKKMPKAVPIITAPEKSFLPPKPSAPQSSSGSGGSSLHQGAAGLRPHSPSTDARGKNEQGAATLEELKAQLRDLKGTVELMKSQHKQEIKQLVSELDEEKRIRISLQMEVEQIKKSLSK; encoded by the exons tggaAGCCATTGTGGAGTTTGATTACCAGGCCCAGCATGATGACGAGTTGACCATCGCTGTCGGTGACATCATCAGTAACATCAGGAAGGATGAGGGGGGCTGGTGGGAGGGAGAGCTGGATGGTCGGAGGGGGCTCTTCCCCGACAACTTTGTCAGA GAGATAAAGAAAGACCTGAAAAAGGAGGTGAAGAAGGAGTCCAGTTTGGCCGGATCCAAATCAGACCTGTCCAATGGCAGCGCCAGCCCGAAATCAGAACCCAGCCTCAGACCCGCCAAGAAAG GTGAGGCAATTCGAAAAAAGCGTTGCAAAGCTGCCTTTAGCTACACTCCACAGAATGACGATGAGCTAGAACTGAAGATCGGAGATGTTATTGAGGTTCTGGGAGAG GTGGAGGAGGGGTGGTGGGAGGGCACTCTCAATGGCAAAACTGGGATGTTCCCCTCTAACTTCACCAAGGAGCTGTTGGCTGAGGCTGAAGATCTGACCCCACAGGACGACACACGCAGCACACGAACCA GTATAAAGGACAGCACTGGCTCAGAGAGTGATGGCGGTGACTCTAGTAGTTTACGGTCTGATACTGGCAGTGTGTCCTCCAGCTCTGAGATTCAGCCCAAAAAGGTTCGGGGCTTCGGCTTCGGGGACATCTTCAAAGACCAGCCAATCAAGCTCCGCCCACGATCAATGGACATGGACAATGAGGCAGAGAAG CCTCAGATGGTGAAGAAAGTCGCTCCAGCTGTTGCCCAAGAAACCATGAAGGCGGAGCCTGACAACAAGACCAAAG CAAAGGAGTTTTGCAAAGTAATTTTCCCGTACGAAGCTCAGAACGAAGATGAGCTGTCCATCAAAGAAGGAGATATTGTTACGATTGTCAATAAG GAGTGTGCAGACGCTGGTTGGTGGCTTGGAGAGCTGAACGGCAAACAGGGAGTGTTTCCAGACAACTTTGTGAAGTTGTTCATTCCTGAGGTAGAAAAAGAG AGACCTAAGAAACCGCCTCCTCCTGCCGCACCAACCACTAAACAGGTCACAG ACAAAAAGACAGATGCAAAAAAGGTTCCACCAGAACGGCCCGAATCTCTCCCACACAGATCTGAGGAAAAAG GTGAAGACTCGAAGTTGAGTGACATTCCAAAGCCGTCCCTCCCAACTTTCCTCCCAAAGAAGCCTCTTCCCCCGAAGAACAACAACGCGTTGAATCGACCGTCATCCCTGCCACCCAAACGCCCAGACAGACCTGAGAGACCAGCTGTACCCAATATACC GTGTGACAGTCCAAAGTCTGACAGCAGTGGTGTGGCAGCTGACCGAGGCTCTGCAGACAAATCCCTAGATATCG ATGTAGAAGACTTCGACTCCATCGTCTTATCCACAGAGAAGCTGAACCACCCGACCGCGTCACGGCCCCGTGTGATGGACCGGCGACCACGATCGCAGGTCTTCACGTCT TCCTCTCTCTCTAGTCCTGACCTCCTGGACTCCCCATCTAtagaggaggagaggagagacAAGGACATGGGAAAGGAAGAGCAGGACTCATTCGctcccaaaacttttgacaaCTCCAAGAAGATGCCCAAGGCAGTGCCAATCATAACA GCTCCTGAGAAATCGTTTTTACCCCCTAAACCAAGTGCCCCTCAATCCTCTTCTGGGTCCGGTGGGTCTTCTCTCCACCAGGGCGCTGCTGGTCTGCGGCCCCATTCCCCTTCCACTGACGCCAGAGGAAAGAACGAACAGGGTGCCGCCACGCTGGAGGAGCTCAAAGCACAATTACGAGACCTGAAAGGAACTGTGGAGCTCATGAAGAGCCAGCATAA ACAAGAAATCAAGCAGTTGGTGAGTGAACTGGATGAGGAGAAGAGGATTCGTATTTCACTGCAG ATGGAAGTGGAGCAGATTAAGAAATCCCTGTCCAAATGA